The DNA sequence ACCGATTGGTCAAAAAACAAATAATTTACCCCCGCTGTTGCATGGTACTTCTTGCTTTAGCCTTCTGGATTATTGCGCCACGGTCATCGCCCAAGGCCCCAAAATTGTTGTTGTGACCAATGGCGCGGACGGAGTGTACGTCGCGACTCAAAATGAAATTCTTTTTCATCCTGCACTGAAAATAGATGTCATCAACACGGTTGGCGCTGGTGATTCATTTGGTTCGTGCTTTGTCGCATCAATTATGCAAGGTAAATCTGTTGAGCTAGCGCTTATGAACGGCATGATCAATAGTGGAAGCGTTCTTTTGCATCATGATGCAAAAGAGGGGTTGCTGACGCAGCACGCATTAGAGCGTAAAGTACATGCAGCTACTCAAATTATTCAAAAATTCAGCCTAAATTAAACTCGGCACGTAATTTTCCTATTGCTTTATCTCGATGATCAGTAATTTTAATATTGAGCGCATCAATCTCAGCAAGCGTTTTTCCATATTCAGGCACAAAAAAAATAGTGCGATATGGCATTCCCCTTAATAATTTTCCGCGCGGTTTACGCGTAATAACGCCGTTGAGTTCGCCGTGATAATATGAGATTTCACCATTTGGTTTTGCCAACGCTAACACTACGTTGAATGCTGCAGAACGCTGATTATCTGGCACGTGCTCCATCAAAGTCAAAATCTTTTCGATTTTTTGTTCATCAGTTGCACCTTTGCCAGCAAAACGGGCAGAATATAATCCTGGCGCACCCTGCAACGCATCGATGCGTAATCCACCATCGTCTGCGAGAGTCAGCATATTGAAGCGCTCTGCGTAATGGTATGCTTTTAATGCCGCGTTTTCTTCATACGTAGCACCAGTTTCTTCAACATCGTCTTCGATGCCCAGTTCATTTAGCGAAACTACGCGCACATGATCACTCAATCTGCGTGAAATCTTATGAAATTTGCCCGGATTGCGCGTTGCAATAAGGAGTGTAATAGCCATGACGATTTACCCGCGAAATTTTTTCTAAAAAGTTTTTCAATCTAAATATACCTTCTAGAAATGCACACAGCAATCCACATAAATTCTATCTATGCGCTAATCACTTAATTTTTAATTTGTTAGTCATTTCTTTTTTCAACTCTTCAGGTAAATCTTGAAAGTACCTATTCAAATCTGGAAACGTATCAAATAATTTTTTATGTTCCGTAGCAAGTCGAGCCACGAGAAGGAATGTGCTAAGTTGCGTAAGCGATAAGCTATTGATTATCGAACGATATGGATTTTCCCCTACAGAGATTTCCTCCTTGAACCGTGCAATCAAAGCGTTGCTATCGTTGCGCGCGACCGCCGCCAAAAAAATAGATTTGGTATGAATAGTAGTAATAGATTCTCGAGTCTCAATATTTATTATTCCAATACCTGAATCCTTATTGAAGAGAATTATATTTTGCGTCTCTGGATCGAAACCAATAAGAGATTGTTTACGAAGCGGAAATACTTTATATTTTTTTTCAGTTATATCCTTAATCCCGCCATCGAATATACGCAATTCATCGCCAATCTTTATGATAAGATTACCTGCGCGATTGAACCAAAGTCGATCGATACCTGTAGATCCTGCATCCAATTTTTTCTGCACGTTGCCTTCGAGATCTGTAAATATAATTTTGTAGGGTGAATAATAAGCAATTAATTTGGTTGTCATATCATATGCTATGTTTGCATAATACCCAGCATTTGAAGCCAACTCTTTGATTTCAGGGTTCTTTGCATTTTGAAAATTTATTTTTTGTATAAAGCCCGCAGGAGTGCGCATTATTACTACATGTTCATCTTCGGTAAACGCAAATGAAGTGCCTGGATTTTCAAGAACGTCTATATTAATACCTAATGTATCCAATGCTATATTCGCTTCATTTTTCCGCCCGAGAACATCCACGATATCTAACCCCTTTGAGGAGAGTATGAATAGCTTAGTGCCTTCAGGGTTAAAAGAGCACGCTTTAACCTCCAACTCGAACTTGGTAATTTTCGGTTTATCTCTTTCAAAATAAATAATCGCACTATTACCGTATCCTGCAATGAAAGCTATTGGAAGGCCATTTCCATTTGAAAAGGCAAAACAATAATTTCTTATGCTTTCATTGGGGAGTATCTTTTTGAGTTCATATTGTTTAGAACGCCATCCAAAAGAACTAAGGAATTTATTTTCACTTATCATTCTCCGCACTATTGATGGCTGAATAGTCGTGGGAATAGCACTATCAATTTCTTTTAGTGTCTCAACTGGATTATCTTTATTTGCTTCTAAAAATTGCTGAAGTTTAGCCCCTATATTTTTTTCTGCAGCACTACTTAATGATTCAATATTCAAATAATCGGCCAACTGAAGATATTTTGCTAATTGATGAAAGCTAAGACTCTTTTTTTTGAATAACTCATTGAGTTTTTCTTGATTGCCAATGTCATTTCCTTCTGCTTTCATTTCATTAGCCAACGAAACGAGCATTTCCCAGTCAACCTTTGTAATATTGCCGACAATTATTTCTGTCCCTACCTGTAACTCTTCAGGCAAAACGCTATGGATCATCAGGACATGGTCCTTTAAAAATGGGGACGCATTAATGATCGAAAATATTGCTTGAGTATCTTGGGGAATTTTTACACTGAGCAATTCTTGTTTAACTTCCTCTTTTCTTACTCGCTTTACGCTTCTTTCCTCTTGCTCGTTTTCTTTACGTTTTGCAAGTATTTTTTTATAGAGTTCTTTAAATTGTGTAGGTAGTGGAATATCCAGATAATTGAGCATATCAAGCACACTTTCAAATTGTGCTCCCATTTGATGCTGGGCATGCTCAAGGATATCTTTAAAATTTGCATCTAATAAATTTTTTTCATTCGCAATACTTACTAAATAGCGAAACGCATGCTCTTGAATATCTGGTAAAATAATTTCTTGTAACTCGCCTTGCTGACGAATTTCTTCAATCAATTCACGCAATGTTTGAGATTTGGTTGCTAGAAAAAGAAGTGTATTCTTGTTGATCGTTGTCTGAACATCCCCTTTAAGCCTCACCAGAATTTGATCTGGCGGGCAGCTACCAATCAAAAATAATACACACGATGCTGCAATAATTCGTTTTAACATTTCAACTCCAGAGTTCGTAGTTTTCGTTTTCATCAATTATTAACATGAGAACTTTTCAGAATAACCGTCTCTTTTACATCTTTTGGTAACGAATCGATTATTGATTTTACATTTTCTGGTAACTGAGTCGTTCCTATAAATTCTTTCTTAGCATCAATCTGATACTTTTTCAAAAGTGCGATCAAATAGGCCTGCTCAAATGACAAATTTTTTAATTGCTCATCGATGTTTTGCCAAAGAAGAACGCCAGTTTTATAAATCATGCCAAGGCGG is a window from the Candidatus Babeliales bacterium genome containing:
- a CDS encoding non-canonical purine NTP pyrophosphatase, with amino-acid sequence MAITLLIATRNPGKFHKISRRLSDHVRVVSLNELGIEDDVEETGATYEENAALKAYHYAERFNMLTLADDGGLRIDALQGAPGLYSARFAGKGATDEQKIEKILTLMEHVPDNQRSAAFNVVLALAKPNGEISYYHGELNGVITRKPRGKLLRGMPYRTIFFVPEYGKTLAEIDALNIKITDHRDKAIGKLRAEFNLG